The Desulfuromonas versatilis genome has a segment encoding these proteins:
- a CDS encoding response regulator has translation MQPCRVLLLDHREDTRENTAFLLRLAGFQVSAVQEAAEAVNWAASRRESPEPFGVLIVSNLESRGTALELLQEMFRRGVPLPVLFILRAAGRESFSCPAASALPVACCRPDELIEMLRKLLRENP, from the coding sequence ATGCAACCCTGCCGCGTCCTGCTTCTCGACCACCGGGAAGACACCAGGGAAAACACGGCCTTCCTGCTCCGGTTGGCGGGCTTTCAGGTCAGCGCGGTGCAGGAGGCGGCCGAGGCGGTCAATTGGGCGGCCAGTCGCCGGGAATCCCCCGAACCGTTCGGGGTCCTGATTGTCAGCAACCTTGAGTCCCGGGGAACAGCGCTGGAACTGCTCCAAGAGATGTTCCGCCGGGGGGTGCCGCTGCCGGTCCTGTTCATATTGCGCGCCGCCGGCAGGGAAAGCTTTTCCTGCCCTGCCGCTTCGGCCTTACCGGTGGCCTGCTGCAGGCCGGATGAACTGATCGAGATGCTGAGGAAGCTGCTGAGAGAGAACCCCTGA
- a CDS encoding methyl-accepting chemotaxis protein, whose translation MKVSTRITAICLGLVLLTALAIVGVTIYQENSLQKSIRGEMDLVIRSEAQKIAQDVYLMARSAHESVQQTVGYSLKVGHSLLQQYGAVSFGERLVDWQATNQLTKATTRLQLPEMLVGSTWLGQNSEIAQATPVVDEVLKLTGATCTIFQRMNPAGDMLRVATNVETLDGTRAIGTFIPAVNPDGRKNPVIESVLRGETFRGRAFVVNAWYITAYEPIWNAARDQVIGILYVGEKQENITSLRHGVMDIVVGKTGYVSILGGSGEQQGQYLISKGGLRDGENIWEARDAEGRLFIQSIIEKARGLEASSGSGAIPVAFERYPWKNEGESRARSKVAAITYYAPWDWVIIAGLYEDDFSEMTERVNGAFARMTKAIAAIAAVVTLLGFVLAWLTGRNLSRPLVATVAMLQDLEAGRLERRLNLKRSDEIGQMAATMDAFADNLQNEVILALQKLAGGDLTFAVQPRDEKDVIRGALKTLGDDLNSLVGQIQIAGEQIASGAVQVSDSSQSLSQGATQSASSIEEISSSLTEITARTQASSENAGQARQLTGQVRQSAEGGNSQMQTMVAAMTDINEAGQNISKIIKTIDEIAFQTNLLALNAAVEAARAGQHGKGFAVVAEEVRNLAARSARAARETADLIQASVEKTARGSEIAQQTAATFAEIVTGIGRASQLAAEIAQAADDQAQGLSQINIGLEQIDQVTQQNTANAEESASAAEELSGQAVCLREMLSRFKVRNGQDAVAGDRAPRGARPAEDSEGWNLLPGPRD comes from the coding sequence ATGAAAGTATCCACCAGGATTACCGCCATCTGCCTCGGCCTGGTTCTGCTGACCGCACTGGCCATCGTCGGCGTGACCATCTACCAGGAAAACAGCCTGCAGAAAAGCATCCGCGGGGAGATGGACCTGGTGATTCGCAGCGAGGCGCAGAAAATCGCCCAGGATGTCTACCTGATGGCCCGCAGCGCCCACGAGTCGGTGCAGCAGACGGTGGGCTACAGCCTCAAGGTCGGCCACAGCCTGTTGCAGCAATACGGCGCGGTCTCCTTCGGCGAGCGCCTGGTTGACTGGCAGGCGACCAACCAGCTCACCAAAGCCACCACCAGGCTCCAGCTGCCCGAAATGCTGGTCGGTTCCACCTGGCTCGGGCAGAACAGCGAAATCGCCCAGGCGACTCCGGTGGTCGACGAGGTCCTCAAGCTCACCGGGGCCACCTGCACCATCTTCCAGCGCATGAATCCCGCCGGCGACATGCTGCGGGTCGCCACCAATGTCGAAACACTCGACGGCACCCGGGCCATCGGCACCTTCATCCCCGCCGTCAACCCCGATGGGCGGAAAAACCCGGTCATCGAAAGCGTACTGCGGGGCGAAACCTTTCGTGGCCGCGCCTTCGTGGTGAACGCCTGGTACATCACCGCCTACGAGCCGATCTGGAACGCGGCGCGGGACCAGGTCATCGGGATCCTCTACGTCGGCGAAAAGCAGGAGAACATCACCAGCCTGCGCCACGGGGTCATGGACATCGTGGTCGGCAAAACCGGCTATGTCTCCATCCTCGGCGGCAGCGGAGAACAGCAGGGACAATACCTGATCTCCAAAGGCGGCCTGCGCGACGGGGAAAACATCTGGGAGGCGCGGGACGCCGAGGGGCGGCTGTTCATCCAATCGATCATCGAGAAAGCCCGCGGGCTCGAAGCCTCCTCCGGTTCCGGCGCCATCCCCGTGGCATTCGAGCGCTATCCCTGGAAAAACGAGGGCGAGAGCCGGGCCAGGAGCAAGGTCGCCGCCATCACCTACTACGCCCCCTGGGACTGGGTCATCATCGCGGGACTCTACGAGGACGACTTCAGCGAGATGACTGAGCGGGTCAACGGCGCCTTTGCCCGGATGACCAAAGCCATCGCCGCCATCGCCGCCGTCGTCACCCTGCTCGGCTTCGTCCTGGCCTGGCTGACGGGCCGCAACCTCAGCCGGCCGCTGGTGGCGACGGTGGCCATGTTGCAGGACCTGGAGGCCGGCCGCCTGGAGCGGCGGCTGAACCTGAAGCGCAGCGACGAAATCGGCCAGATGGCCGCCACCATGGATGCCTTTGCCGACAACCTGCAGAACGAGGTCATCCTGGCCCTGCAGAAACTGGCCGGCGGTGACCTGACCTTCGCCGTGCAGCCCCGGGACGAAAAGGACGTGATCCGCGGGGCCCTCAAGACCCTGGGGGATGATCTCAACAGCCTGGTCGGACAGATCCAGATTGCCGGGGAGCAGATTGCCAGCGGCGCCGTCCAGGTATCCGACTCCAGCCAGTCGCTCTCCCAGGGGGCCACCCAGTCGGCCAGCTCCATCGAGGAGATCAGCAGCTCGCTCACCGAGATCACCGCCCGAACCCAGGCCAGCTCGGAGAATGCCGGCCAGGCAAGACAGCTGACCGGGCAGGTCCGGCAATCCGCCGAAGGCGGCAACAGCCAGATGCAGACCATGGTGGCCGCCATGACCGATATCAACGAGGCCGGGCAGAACATCTCCAAGATCATCAAGACCATCGACGAAATCGCCTTCCAGACCAATTTGCTGGCGCTCAACGCGGCAGTGGAGGCGGCCCGGGCGGGGCAGCATGGCAAGGGCTTCGCCGTGGTCGCCGAAGAGGTGCGCAACCTCGCCGCGCGCAGCGCGCGAGCCGCCAGGGAGACCGCCGACCTGATCCAGGCCTCGGTGGAAAAGACCGCCCGCGGCAGCGAAATCGCTCAGCAGACCGCCGCCACCTTCGCCGAAATCGTCACCGGCATCGGCAGGGCGTCCCAACTGGCGGCGGAAATCGCCCAGGCCGCAGACGACCAGGCCCAGGGCCTGTCGCAGATCAACATCGGCCTGGAGCAGATCGACCAGGTCACCCAGCAGAACACCGCCAATGCCGAGGAGAGCGCCTCTGCGGCCGAAGAGCTCTCGGGCCAGGCCGTCTGCCTGCGCGAGATGCTCTCCCGCTTCAAGGTCCGCAATGGCCAGGATGCCGTGGCCGGCGACCGCGCGCCTCGGGGCGCCCGCCCGGCGGAGGACTCCGAGGGCTGGAACCTGCTGCCCGGCCCCAGGGATTAA